From the Pseudoalteromonas tunicata genome, one window contains:
- a CDS encoding reverse transcriptase domain-containing protein produces MITELNAITFKSQRHPKHRFQNLYGLLREDFLYQSWGQLNKQAAAGIDGITMPAYQQQLVGNITRLSDALKHKRFRANDIKRVFIPKANGKQRPLGLPTVDDKLVQQGVSQILQSIWEADFLPNSYGYRPNKSAHQAVHSLALNLQFKGYGYIVEADIKGFFNNLDHNWLMKMLKQRIDDKAMLSLISQWLKARIKSPEGVFEYPKSGTPQGGIISPVLANIYLHYALDLWFEKKVKPRMRGRAMLIRYADDFVCAFQYANDAERFYEVLPKRLKTFI; encoded by the coding sequence ATGATAACCGAACTAAACGCGATCACATTTAAATCACAGCGCCACCCCAAACACAGGTTTCAGAACTTATACGGATTACTAAGGGAAGATTTCCTGTATCAAAGTTGGGGTCAGCTCAATAAACAAGCAGCCGCTGGTATTGATGGCATCACCATGCCTGCTTATCAGCAGCAACTTGTTGGCAACATTACTCGACTGAGCGATGCCCTGAAGCATAAGCGCTTTCGAGCCAATGACATCAAACGTGTCTTTATTCCCAAAGCAAATGGCAAACAGAGACCGCTGGGCTTGCCCACGGTGGATGATAAATTGGTGCAACAAGGCGTGAGCCAGATATTGCAAAGTATCTGGGAAGCGGATTTTCTGCCCAATAGCTATGGCTACCGACCGAATAAAAGCGCCCATCAAGCGGTGCACAGTTTAGCGTTGAATCTTCAGTTTAAAGGATACGGTTACATTGTGGAGGCTGACATTAAAGGCTTCTTCAACAACCTTGATCACAACTGGCTGATGAAGATGCTCAAACAACGCATTGATGACAAAGCCATGCTGAGTTTAATCAGCCAATGGCTTAAAGCCCGCATAAAATCACCTGAAGGGGTATTTGAATACCCGAAAAGCGGTACGCCGCAAGGGGGGATCATTAGCCCGGTACTGGCGAACATCTACCTGCATTACGCACTCGACTTATGGTTTGAAAAGAAAGTAAAACCCCGAATGCGTGGCCGCGCGATGCTCATCCGGTACGCCGATGATTTTGTGTGTGCGTTTCAGTACGCCAACGATGCTGAGCGATTTTACGAGGTGCTGCCAAAACGACTTAAGACTTTTATTTAA
- a CDS encoding integron integrase translates to MPTQSPFLDFVTGEMYKRRYAKRTVETYLHWIRFYILFHKKQHPKDLAEQHVEQFLTYLAVNRHVAVQTQALALNALSFLYKEILQRPLSLNLNFNQSSKPRKLPVVLTKDEIKRLLREIDPGYLLLAQLLYGSGLRLMEAVRLRVAAIDFDYLSIMVWHGKGGKHRRVTLAPELVPALKRQTSLVEAYYQQDLETADYAGVWLPFALARKYPSAPKELGWQYLFPSGKLSIDPDSTLLRRHHIDESGLQKAVKSASRKAAIGKHVSCHTLRHSFATHLLQAGMDIRTVQEQLGHSDVKTTQIYTHVLKQGGNAVQSPLSQLL, encoded by the coding sequence ATGCCAACGCAATCACCCTTTTTAGACTTCGTAACTGGAGAGATGTACAAACGCCGCTATGCTAAGCGCACGGTGGAAACGTATTTACATTGGATCCGTTTTTATATTTTATTTCATAAAAAGCAGCACCCTAAAGACTTAGCGGAGCAACATGTAGAGCAGTTTTTAACCTACCTTGCAGTCAATCGGCATGTTGCAGTGCAAACACAAGCATTGGCACTAAATGCACTCAGTTTTTTGTATAAAGAGATTTTACAGCGGCCGTTATCACTTAACCTTAATTTTAATCAATCAAGTAAGCCGAGAAAACTGCCTGTTGTATTAACCAAAGACGAAATCAAACGTCTGTTAAGAGAAATTGATCCTGGCTATTTGCTACTGGCGCAATTGTTATATGGTAGCGGTTTGCGGTTAATGGAGGCGGTGCGGTTACGGGTTGCGGCCATTGATTTTGATTACCTATCCATCATGGTATGGCATGGTAAAGGTGGTAAGCACCGTCGGGTGACCTTAGCGCCTGAGCTGGTGCCGGCATTAAAACGCCAAACTTCCTTGGTCGAGGCTTATTATCAGCAAGATCTGGAAACTGCAGATTATGCTGGGGTTTGGTTACCTTTTGCTTTAGCCCGAAAATATCCCAGTGCGCCAAAAGAGCTTGGCTGGCAGTATTTATTTCCATCCGGCAAACTAAGCATTGATCCTGATTCTACATTGCTGCGTCGCCATCATATTGATGAGTCAGGTTTGCAAAAGGCGGTCAAGAGTGCCTCCCGCAAAGCGGCTATCGGCAAGCATGTTAGCTGCCACACTTTACGCCACTCTTTCGCCACCCACTTGTTACAAGCGGGTATGGATATCCGCACTGTGCAAGAGCAGCTAGGGCATTCCGATGTAAAAACCACGCAAATTTATACTCATGTGCTAAAGCAAGGAGGCAATGCCGTGCAAAGCCCACTATCGCAACTACTGTAA
- a CDS encoding ABC-F family ATPase yields the protein MISTANITMQFGAEPLFENISAKFGNGNRYGLIGANGCGKSTFMKILSGVLTPTSGNVSITPGLKVGTLSQDQFAFEQYTVIDAVIMGDTELWKVKQERDRIYALPEMSEEDGMRVGDLESQYGEMDGYSAESRAGDILLKAGIEEEFHFGLMSQVAPGWKLRVLLAQALFANPDILLLDEPTNNLDIHTIGWLENELNQRKCTMIIISHDRHFLNAVCTHMADIDYGELRIYPGNYEKFIEASTLIREQLLAGNAKKQSEIEELQDFVNRFGANASKAKQASSRAKRMDKITLDEVKSSSRIAPSIRFAEGKKMHRQALILENFGHGFDDEILFEKGELILEAGAKLAIIGENGVGKTTFIRCLMNELAANNGVVKWSENALVGYCPQDSTKDFDNDLSLFDWMSQWRTAKHNDLMVRAMLGRLLFTADDANKKAKNCSGGEKNRLLFGKLMMQDFNVLIMDEPTNHMDMEAIEALNNALKDYQGTLIFVSHDREFVSSLATRIIDIKDKKVVNFHGTFDEYLASQAEQAALLGVR from the coding sequence TTGATCTCAACCGCTAATATCACCATGCAGTTTGGTGCCGAACCTTTGTTCGAGAATATTTCCGCTAAATTTGGTAACGGTAACCGTTACGGCCTTATTGGCGCCAATGGTTGTGGTAAATCAACATTCATGAAAATCTTAAGCGGTGTGCTGACGCCTACTTCTGGCAATGTCTCAATCACCCCTGGTTTAAAAGTAGGCACGCTAAGCCAAGACCAATTTGCCTTTGAGCAATATACGGTTATTGATGCCGTAATTATGGGCGACACCGAACTTTGGAAAGTAAAACAAGAACGTGACCGTATTTATGCTTTGCCAGAAATGAGCGAAGAAGACGGCATGCGCGTGGGCGACCTTGAAAGCCAATACGGTGAAATGGACGGTTACAGCGCCGAAAGTCGCGCCGGCGATATTTTATTAAAAGCAGGTATTGAAGAAGAATTCCACTTTGGTTTAATGTCACAAGTAGCCCCAGGTTGGAAACTGCGCGTGCTTTTAGCGCAAGCCTTGTTTGCCAATCCTGATATTTTATTGCTCGATGAACCGACCAATAACTTAGACATTCATACCATTGGTTGGCTTGAAAACGAGCTAAACCAACGTAAATGCACCATGATCATTATTTCTCATGACCGTCACTTTTTAAACGCCGTGTGTACTCACATGGCCGACATTGACTACGGTGAGCTGCGCATTTACCCAGGTAACTACGAAAAATTTATCGAAGCATCAACCCTTATCCGTGAGCAATTGTTAGCGGGCAATGCGAAAAAGCAATCTGAAATCGAAGAGTTACAAGACTTCGTAAACCGCTTTGGTGCTAATGCATCAAAAGCAAAACAAGCCAGTTCGCGCGCAAAACGCATGGATAAAATTACTCTTGATGAAGTTAAATCAAGTAGCCGTATCGCCCCTAGCATTCGTTTTGCTGAAGGCAAAAAAATGCATCGCCAAGCGCTGATTTTAGAAAACTTTGGTCATGGTTTTGATGACGAAATCTTGTTTGAAAAAGGCGAGTTAATTTTAGAAGCAGGTGCCAAACTGGCGATTATCGGCGAAAACGGTGTGGGTAAAACCACGTTTATTCGTTGTTTAATGAATGAACTTGCGGCAAATAACGGGGTAGTGAAGTGGTCTGAAAATGCTTTAGTGGGTTATTGCCCGCAAGACAGCACTAAAGATTTTGATAACGACTTAAGCTTATTTGATTGGATGTCACAATGGCGCACCGCAAAACACAACGACTTAATGGTTCGCGCCATGTTAGGCCGTTTATTGTTTACCGCCGACGACGCTAATAAAAAAGCCAAAAATTGCTCGGGTGGTGAAAAAAACCGCCTGTTATTTGGCAAATTAATGATGCAAGATTTTAACGTCTTAATCATGGATGAACCAACCAACCACATGGACATGGAAGCCATTGAAGCGCTGAACAATGCACTGAAAGATTATCAAGGCACCTTGATTTTTGTCAGCCATGACCGTGAGTTTGTATCCTCATTGGCAACTCGTATTATTGATATTAAAGATAAAAAAGTTGTGAATTTCCACGGCACTTTTGATGAATACCTAGCCAGCCAAGCAGAGCAAGCGGCATTATTAGGTGTGCGCTAA
- a CDS encoding ABC transporter permease produces MGYLILQAWRSLRHHRVFSLNVLFILAVSIGALMAAITLYLQVMVKPLPYPHAEHLYSVKGHIYHQDKPFYSNALSAVAAFDIAQESVFDLASPLVYHDILMITEQASPRLNATFGFATLFELMGMEFELGGPFSEPSSRNAFNHEVVVSYTFWQNQLAGASDVIGTTIRLREQSYRITGVLTQQSQEAELYQPGRFSEVYLPFLASNWVDLMPGNSGAIRPQIKVLGRLNNQFSANQAAQLITPQQQQTFKQDHLNTPFKDHEVRFELVSLKEQLHGKSESTSHTLLLAAIGLLLIALVNVLALFIMRVTEQQKKLAIEMALGATPRQVFTQLLLQTGLLFFISYLLGNAIAYILLQQVQFWGSDEFSLLSRLALSWPVQLAVLGLCVGLAIVFALIALLNLNAKQLILSLRQSGKGAAQQLSTAIKQGLLVAQLTLALLLVAAMSSIMLWSWQALNTPLGFNEQNLYLLQLELPDFDYNGEVYAAKKHQALALLTAIQQLPEVNSAALAMDHPLEYAWFSAVNTEFNEATQINAYGHGISAAFFNTTEQTIFAGRTFSDDEVNNGARVMLINQTVANKLGLTYQDIGRTLYSRQPDQPYTLIGIVKDIHQPNVGPIDRVYLPVNFYHTHTLIRTQNGIKPSINTLNKLIQQLNPQARVLAFISVADFKSAAFKYQRLALWSSFLLGSFALLIAASGIYSLLNYQHTLSRAQMGMHLLLGATTSRFIVLQAIAMLSLLLKACFLLVVCIGLLFLLSAPNGFASWLTINALIIKGIIVSVLLVAAVLLISAWHTSRALLTSWPMHNLRS; encoded by the coding sequence ATGGGCTATTTGATACTGCAAGCGTGGCGCTCGTTACGCCATCACAGAGTATTTAGCCTTAATGTGCTGTTTATTTTAGCGGTCAGTATAGGCGCGTTAATGGCCGCCATCACCTTATATTTGCAAGTAATGGTGAAACCTTTACCGTATCCACACGCTGAGCATTTGTATAGCGTTAAAGGCCACATTTATCATCAAGATAAGCCATTTTACAGTAATGCACTATCGGCTGTGGCTGCCTTTGATATCGCACAAGAATCCGTGTTTGATTTAGCCAGCCCGTTGGTTTATCACGATATTTTAATGATCACTGAGCAGGCAAGCCCAAGGCTAAATGCCACCTTTGGTTTTGCCACTTTATTTGAATTGATGGGCATGGAGTTCGAGCTTGGTGGGCCGTTTAGTGAGCCAAGCAGTCGCAATGCGTTTAATCATGAAGTGGTAGTGAGTTATACGTTTTGGCAAAACCAATTAGCAGGCGCCAGCGATGTGATTGGTACAACCATTCGTTTACGTGAGCAAAGTTATCGTATTACGGGTGTATTAACACAGCAAAGCCAAGAAGCTGAACTTTATCAACCAGGGCGCTTTAGCGAGGTGTATTTACCGTTTTTAGCCAGTAACTGGGTGGATTTAATGCCAGGAAATAGCGGGGCTATTCGCCCGCAAATAAAAGTACTTGGGCGGCTAAATAATCAGTTTTCAGCCAATCAAGCCGCGCAGTTGATTACGCCGCAGCAACAACAAACATTTAAGCAAGATCACCTCAATACTCCGTTTAAAGATCATGAGGTGCGCTTTGAACTGGTGTCTTTGAAAGAGCAGTTACACGGCAAGAGTGAATCCACAAGCCATACCCTGTTACTGGCAGCCATTGGATTACTGCTGATTGCGTTAGTGAATGTATTGGCCTTGTTTATTATGCGCGTGACCGAGCAGCAAAAAAAACTGGCGATTGAAATGGCACTCGGTGCGACACCTCGTCAGGTGTTTACTCAGTTATTATTGCAAACTGGATTACTATTTTTTATTAGTTATCTCTTGGGCAATGCAATTGCTTATATCTTGCTGCAACAAGTGCAATTTTGGGGCAGTGATGAATTTAGTTTATTGAGTCGTTTGGCGCTTTCATGGCCGGTTCAGTTGGCGGTATTGGGTTTATGTGTTGGGCTTGCAATAGTATTCGCCTTAATCGCGTTATTAAATCTGAACGCTAAACAGTTAATATTGTCGCTGCGCCAATCGGGCAAGGGCGCTGCGCAGCAGTTATCAACCGCAATTAAACAAGGTTTGCTGGTGGCCCAGTTGACGCTTGCTTTATTGCTCGTGGCAGCCATGAGTAGCATTATGCTGTGGAGTTGGCAGGCGCTTAATACGCCGCTTGGATTTAATGAGCAAAACCTGTATTTACTTCAGTTAGAACTGCCAGATTTTGACTATAACGGTGAGGTTTACGCAGCTAAAAAACACCAAGCGCTAGCATTGCTTACAGCCATACAACAGCTACCTGAGGTAAACAGTGCGGCATTGGCGATGGATCACCCCTTAGAATATGCGTGGTTTAGCGCAGTCAATACCGAGTTTAATGAGGCAACGCAAATCAATGCCTATGGTCATGGCATCAGCGCGGCGTTTTTTAATACCACAGAGCAAACTATTTTTGCGGGCCGGACTTTTAGCGATGATGAAGTAAATAATGGTGCCCGCGTGATGCTAATTAATCAAACTGTGGCCAATAAGCTTGGCCTGACCTATCAAGATATTGGCCGTACACTTTATTCACGCCAACCTGACCAGCCTTATACCTTAATTGGTATTGTTAAGGATATTCACCAGCCTAATGTAGGGCCAATTGATCGGGTTTATTTACCGGTGAATTTTTATCATACTCATACCCTTATTCGTACACAAAATGGTATAAAGCCAAGCATCAATACGCTCAATAAACTGATCCAACAACTGAACCCACAAGCACGAGTATTGGCCTTTATCTCGGTGGCAGATTTTAAATCTGCGGCATTTAAATATCAGCGCCTTGCATTGTGGAGTAGTTTTTTACTCGGCAGCTTTGCACTTTTAATTGCAGCCAGCGGTATTTACAGTTTACTCAATTACCAACACACCTTAAGTCGTGCGCAAATGGGCATGCACTTATTGCTAGGCGCAACAACTTCTCGGTTTATAGTGCTGCAAGCAATCGCTATGTTGAGCTTATTATTAAAAGCCTGTTTTTTACTTGTAGTGTGTATTGGTTTGCTATTTTTGCTCAGTGCACCAAACGGCTTCGCTTCATGGTTAACGATTAATGCACTCATTATTAAAGGAATAATAGTAAGCGTATTATTAGTTGCCGCGGTGCTCTTGATCAGTGCGTGGCACACCAGTCGCGCTTTACTGACTAGTTGGCCAATGCACAACTTACGCAGTTAA
- a CDS encoding ABC transporter permease produces the protein MNYTLKVALMNIAKAPMYAMTVMSSLAITLGALGALMSISWVLFFKPLDYDLKSMLFVTEHQIFNQVQALISTQFSLPAANAWYELNTEQQNSPNVNGKTESSAFSPLKQQVILSYYIADVISSLANTPRVNSVYVSPNWVSTFDVPLVLGRDFSSVTHINDSLPEALISYEFWHTELSQTPDIIGQSIELRGVSYTIVGVVAENFVEPELFQTGRKTAVFLPWRFNWSIQMNWGQWTTPDEAIKVVSKIDVAHPQAAQMQFSFSAALNEIFKQGIANQNNYQDWHTKIKQTPLKETMFGPSQRFAMFVMIAALALFLIALVNVSNLVMAYNGAKHRTFAIHLSLGAQPSAIKQMLLIELSILLFLAFIFAGLIAYLGVYLFANYAGQWLAGMTQLRLTAQVVVILLLVLVSIALWFVYISARSIDFKHIIFSLKSSGKGVSQGINSVLRTSLVTSQIALCATIICLNISHFEQAAKLVFAKSNLPVEGLYQLRLSPKNPSGLGRMENIAQMQQLKLALLEQPTISDVSVSLSPLAWFGQFSITDVANTPYLPETKFIDEDYFRLLGQKLLRGDNFTQNQLVQRDKKVIVNETFAKMLAKNGEVLGQTITLFEQSYRIMGVVEDLVLPNQTRSIARLYAPDNGTRNNIMLKFKQKQQAMSRNELATLIGQLGSQYQLFSYQSLEKDKTQLLFLSNMTFYLTLILIIFTLFIGAAGLYAMVSFTVHERALEWGTRMALGAKGRDILRLLLGENSKALLLGFTFASVFLMLIISNTELLIVNISFGYSWLLTLTLILMVQVWACYAPLRRFITRPAMYSLRGLK, from the coding sequence ATGAATTACACCTTAAAAGTAGCTTTGATGAACATCGCCAAAGCACCTATGTATGCAATGACCGTAATGAGTAGTTTAGCAATTACCTTAGGGGCGCTTGGTGCCTTGATGAGTATTTCATGGGTGTTGTTTTTTAAACCACTCGATTATGATTTAAAATCAATGCTGTTTGTTACAGAGCATCAAATTTTTAATCAAGTACAAGCGCTTATCTCAACCCAGTTTAGTCTGCCCGCAGCCAACGCATGGTATGAATTAAATACTGAGCAACAAAACAGCCCAAATGTTAATGGCAAGACCGAATCTTCGGCATTTTCACCACTGAAGCAACAGGTGATTTTGTCGTATTATATTGCAGATGTGATCAGCTCGTTAGCCAATACGCCGAGGGTAAACAGTGTGTATGTCAGCCCTAATTGGGTGAGTACGTTTGATGTACCACTGGTATTGGGGCGTGATTTCAGTTCGGTTACGCATATTAATGATAGTTTGCCTGAGGCGCTGATTAGTTATGAGTTTTGGCACACTGAGTTGTCACAAACCCCTGACATTATTGGCCAGAGTATCGAGCTTCGTGGTGTTTCTTATACTATTGTGGGTGTCGTTGCAGAGAATTTTGTTGAGCCGGAGTTATTTCAAACCGGTAGAAAAACAGCCGTTTTTTTGCCGTGGCGGTTTAACTGGTCAATTCAAATGAATTGGGGGCAGTGGACAACTCCGGATGAAGCAATAAAAGTGGTGAGTAAAATCGATGTCGCTCACCCACAAGCGGCACAAATGCAGTTTAGCTTTTCAGCAGCGTTAAACGAGATATTTAAACAAGGGATTGCTAACCAAAATAACTATCAAGATTGGCACACTAAAATCAAACAAACGCCATTAAAAGAGACCATGTTTGGACCCAGCCAACGCTTTGCTATGTTTGTTATGATAGCGGCATTAGCATTGTTTTTGATTGCTCTGGTCAATGTCAGTAATTTGGTGATGGCATATAATGGTGCAAAACACCGTACATTTGCCATTCATCTTTCACTCGGGGCACAGCCTAGTGCGATAAAGCAAATGTTATTGATTGAATTAAGTATTTTATTGTTTTTAGCGTTTATTTTTGCTGGTTTAATCGCCTACCTAGGAGTGTACTTATTCGCCAACTATGCAGGCCAATGGCTAGCTGGCATGACACAATTGCGTTTAACAGCTCAAGTCGTGGTTATTTTGCTGCTCGTTTTAGTCAGCATTGCACTTTGGTTTGTTTACATCAGCGCGCGCAGCATTGATTTCAAACATATTATTTTCAGTTTAAAAAGTAGTGGCAAAGGCGTTAGCCAAGGTATTAATTCAGTACTTCGTACAAGTTTAGTGACCAGCCAAATAGCGCTATGCGCAACCATTATTTGTTTGAATATCAGTCATTTTGAGCAGGCTGCCAAACTGGTGTTTGCAAAAAGTAATTTACCAGTCGAAGGCCTTTATCAGTTAAGGTTGAGCCCAAAAAATCCATCAGGTTTAGGTCGGATGGAGAATATAGCGCAAATGCAGCAACTCAAATTAGCTTTACTTGAGCAGCCAACAATAAGTGATGTGAGTGTTTCTTTGTCACCTTTGGCATGGTTTGGTCAATTCTCGATTACAGATGTAGCCAATACCCCGTATTTGCCAGAAACAAAATTTATTGATGAAGATTATTTTCGTTTACTTGGCCAAAAATTATTACGCGGCGATAACTTTACTCAAAACCAATTAGTGCAACGAGACAAAAAGGTTATCGTTAATGAAACCTTTGCAAAGATGCTGGCAAAAAATGGCGAGGTGCTTGGTCAAACAATTACCTTGTTTGAGCAGAGCTATCGAATAATGGGAGTGGTTGAGGATTTGGTCTTACCAAATCAAACTCGCTCAATTGCCCGTTTGTATGCACCTGACAATGGTACTCGTAATAATATTATGCTCAAGTTCAAACAAAAACAGCAGGCAATGAGCCGCAATGAGCTTGCGACACTTATCGGGCAGCTGGGTTCACAGTACCAACTCTTTTCTTATCAAAGCCTTGAAAAAGACAAAACTCAGTTGTTGTTTTTATCTAATATGACGTTTTATCTGACCTTGATACTGATTATTTTTACTTTGTTTATTGGAGCCGCTGGCTTGTATGCGATGGTCAGTTTCACTGTGCATGAGCGGGCGTTAGAGTGGGGCACACGCATGGCGCTTGGTGCTAAAGGGCGCGATATACTGCGGTTATTATTGGGTGAAAATAGCAAAGCTCTGCTACTGGGTTTTACCTTTGCAAGCGTTTTTTTGATGCTGATAATCTCTAATACTGAGCTATTAATAGTTAATATATCATTTGGTTATAGTTGGTTATTAACATTAACACTCATTTTGATGGTGCAAGTCTGGGCCTGTTATGCCCCGCTGCGCCGATTTATTACTCGCCCGGCAATGTATAGTTTAAGGGGGCTAAAATAA
- a CDS encoding ABC transporter permease has translation MNTYTLKQAWLSITRAPLMSFSIVATMAVVMATLFTVATLIYVALYKPLPYPEQDKLVKIEQIQLNHAGKVDNRAWTYPVMMQVYRESADIGSVALNFYDEVVISSLPNQPKLMVSYVSPEWFTLLDIPMVLGQKMSTSENDLILGNQLPEAFISEALWQREFAGSPDVIGQYITLYSDSFQIKGVISKDFIEPLLHRDKPREVWLPFAFNPHKTRESAWGSISPPLAMLAKIAEPQNVNSSLGDTLTLRMNQLWKDNLSDTPFFNDWSIKSTLTPLNDVLLGDNTQNLLILCLAVLGLAVIATVNIANFMQVKQQQNNHTIAVHIAVGAKQSDITLQHSLYLGLLMLTAGLCAVALSSGLLALCQRYFSGFILRASELEMTPYSMLLSSVLLVLMTVFMRFYGGSSVNLRLIHRALKQSGKGTNVQISSSKQQIVIAIQVGVAVVIICGASMVLAKAYQALTQKSGFALEGRYSLALTHAGVLRPSEEQRAQHMVDFQHALMLIPGMVEVSQARSPFAHYWGWPIHDQVTDQRFSLFINTASETSFNLIDRPLLEGRFFDNQDRQLQTNNMIIDKNLAQYLAPNGSAVGMRITPGEPAFTVIGVVANSVIPQVDNDRFTIYQPSALSTTDFLFKADRPIKKSEVIAVLKRLNNDYVIDDFYHFSDKYFQLQQTERLLLVSALFVGLFTLMIATLGIYGVFRVSTQMRQHEIGTRMAVGAKPIDIIQCVFGQRLKAILLGLGAGWLVSLLVFATDFNLVSFFISSLLVMTVSAVAQYLPLRRFIVRPAIESLRGEV, from the coding sequence ATGAATACTTATACTTTAAAACAAGCTTGGCTGAGTATTACTCGCGCTCCTTTAATGAGTTTTAGTATTGTGGCGACTATGGCGGTAGTCATGGCGACGTTATTTACCGTGGCAACATTGATTTATGTCGCGCTCTACAAACCACTGCCGTATCCAGAGCAAGATAAACTAGTAAAAATTGAGCAAATACAGCTAAATCATGCCGGTAAAGTCGATAACCGGGCTTGGACGTACCCAGTCATGATGCAGGTGTACCGTGAAAGTGCAGACATAGGCTCAGTTGCACTGAATTTTTATGACGAGGTAGTAATAAGTTCATTACCGAATCAACCGAAATTAATGGTCAGTTATGTCAGCCCTGAGTGGTTTACGTTGCTGGATATACCCATGGTGCTGGGGCAAAAAATGAGCACTTCTGAAAACGATTTAATCCTTGGCAATCAACTCCCAGAGGCGTTTATTAGTGAAGCGTTGTGGCAGCGCGAATTTGCAGGTTCCCCTGATGTGATCGGGCAATATATTACCTTGTATAGTGATTCATTTCAGATTAAAGGGGTGATAAGCAAAGATTTTATTGAACCCTTATTACATCGCGATAAGCCAAGAGAGGTGTGGTTACCCTTTGCTTTTAACCCCCATAAAACAAGGGAGAGCGCTTGGGGTTCAATTAGCCCCCCCTTGGCGATGCTGGCTAAAATCGCCGAGCCTCAAAATGTAAATTCATCGCTTGGCGACACCTTGACGCTGCGTATGAACCAATTATGGAAAGACAACTTAAGTGATACGCCATTTTTTAACGATTGGTCGATTAAAAGTACGCTCACACCCCTCAATGACGTTTTACTGGGTGATAATACTCAAAATTTACTGATTTTATGTTTAGCGGTTTTAGGATTGGCAGTGATCGCCACCGTTAATATTGCTAATTTTATGCAAGTAAAACAACAACAAAATAACCATACCATAGCTGTGCATATTGCTGTTGGTGCAAAACAAAGTGATATTACTTTGCAGCATAGCCTTTACCTTGGTTTATTGATGTTAACGGCAGGCTTGTGCGCAGTAGCTTTATCAAGTGGTTTATTAGCGCTTTGTCAGCGTTATTTTTCAGGCTTTATTTTACGTGCTAGTGAACTCGAAATGACGCCTTATTCAATGTTATTGTCGAGTGTTCTGCTGGTATTGATGACGGTGTTCATGCGTTTTTATGGGGGGTCTTCAGTCAACTTAAGACTTATTCATCGTGCATTAAAACAATCAGGAAAAGGTACGAATGTACAAATAAGTTCCAGTAAGCAACAGATTGTTATTGCCATTCAAGTGGGTGTTGCTGTTGTGATTATCTGTGGCGCAAGCATGGTACTAGCAAAGGCCTATCAGGCTCTTACTCAAAAGAGTGGTTTTGCATTAGAAGGGCGCTACAGCCTAGCGCTTACACATGCCGGTGTTTTGCGTCCATCAGAGGAACAAAGGGCGCAACACATGGTGGATTTTCAGCACGCCCTAATGTTAATTCCAGGTATGGTAGAGGTCAGTCAGGCACGTTCGCCCTTTGCTCATTATTGGGGGTGGCCCATTCATGACCAAGTCACTGATCAACGCTTTAGCCTGTTTATTAATACTGCCAGCGAAACGTCGTTTAATCTGATTGATAGGCCATTATTGGAGGGACGTTTTTTTGATAATCAAGACAGACAATTACAAACAAACAACATGATTATTGATAAAAACCTGGCGCAGTATCTTGCACCCAATGGGTCTGCGGTAGGAATGAGAATCACACCGGGAGAACCCGCTTTTACGGTGATTGGCGTGGTTGCCAATAGCGTCATTCCACAAGTAGATAATGACCGCTTTACCATTTATCAACCCTCAGCATTAAGTACAACTGATTTTTTGTTCAAAGCAGACCGGCCGATTAAAAAATCAGAGGTGATTGCGGTGCTCAAACGTTTAAATAATGACTATGTGATTGATGATTTTTATCATTTTAGCGATAAGTATTTTCAGTTACAGCAAACCGAACGTCTACTGCTCGTAAGCGCTTTATTTGTGGGCCTGTTTACCTTAATGATTGCAACTTTAGGGATTTATGGGGTGTTTCGTGTCAGCACTCAAATGCGCCAACATGAGATAGGCACACGAATGGCTGTGGGCGCAAAGCCGATTGATATTATCCAATGTGTATTTGGCCAACGCCTTAAAGCGATACTACTTGGGTTAGGTGCTGGTTGGCTGGTTTCTTTGCTGGTGTTTGCCACAGATTTTAATTTGGTTAGCTTTTTTATTAGTAGTTTATTAGTGATGACTGTAAGTGCTGTTGCACAGTATTTACCTCTGCGCCGTTTTATTGTGCGCCCAGCAATTGAAAGCTTAAGGGGAGAGGTATGA